ACCGCCTACCTCGCAGGCCTCCGCGCCGTCCCGACGCCCGCGCGGGAGGATCGGCGGCCCGGCTCCGGCCACTGGCTCCGCCTGACGGGCGCCCGGGGCCACAACCTCCGCTCGGTCGACTTCGACGTTCCGCTCGGCACGCTCACGGTCGTCACCGGCGTGTCGGGCTCGGGCAAGTCGAGCCTCGTCAACCAGACGCTGGCGCCGATGCTGGCGGCGCACTTCCACAACGCGCAGTCGGTGCCCCTCCCCTACAACGACGTCGAGGGGCTGGAGCACATCGACAAGGTCATCGCCATCGACCAGTCGCCCATCGGGCGGACGCCGCGCTCCAACCCGGCGACGTACACGGGCCTGTTCGGGCTCATCCGGGACCTGTTCGCGCGCCTGCCGGAGTCCGAGATCCGCGGCTACAAGCCGGGACGGTTCTCGTTCAACGTCAAGGGCGGGCGCTGCGAGACGTGCAAGGGCGCGGGCATCATGAAGCTCGAAATGAACTTCCTGCCGGACGTCTACGTCGAGTGCGAGACGTGCAAGGGCAAGCGCTACAACGCCGAGACGCTGGCCGTCAAGTACAAGGGCAAGTCGATCGCCGAGGTCCTGGAAATGCCGGTCTCGGAGGCGCTCGGCTTCTTCGAGGCCGTCCCCCGCATCGCCAAGAAGCTGCGGACGCTCGACGCGGTCGGGCTCGGCTACATCCGCCTCGGGCAGCAGGCGACGACGCTCTCGGGCGGCGAGGCGCAGCGCATCAAGCTGTCCAAGGAGCTCTCGCGGCCGGGCACGGGCCAGACGCTCTACATCCTCGACGAGCCTACGACGGGCCTCCACTTCGAGGACGTCCGCCACCTGCTGCTGGTCCTCCAGGCGCTCGTCGACAAGGGCAACACCGTGCTCGTCATTGAGCACAACATGGATGTGGCGAAGCAGGCCGACTGGGTGGTGGACCTCGGGCCGGACGGCGGCGCGGGCGGCGGTCACATCCTCTACGCCGGTCCGCCTGAGGGCCTCGCCGAGGCGGACACGCCCACGGCGCCCTTCATGGCGGAGGAGTTGGAGCGCGCCCGGACGGCGACCAGCCCCATGCTGGCCGTCCGCGAGATCGACCTCGACCAGCTCGCGTCCGGCGACGACTCAGGCGACGACGGCGACGAGGTGGAGGAGGACGAGCCGGAGGAGGCAGAGGTGTAGCGCCGAGGACGCCGCGGCCGTGCCGTCAGCCGCCTACCGGGCGGCCCCGGAAGTCGGCCAGGAGTTCGACCACGGTGTCCTGCGCCCAGTTGATGCGGCTCGTGCGGACGGTGTAGCCGTTGCACATCAGCGAGAACGCGAGCTCACGGCCGGATGCCGTTGTGACGTAGCCCGAAAGCGTCCGCACCCCGTTGATGAAGCCCGTCTTCGCGCGGACGTTGCCGCGGGCGTCACCGATCCGGTAGCGCCGCTCCAGCGTGCCCGTGATGCCACCTACCGGAAGCGACCCGACGAACGCCTCCTGCGTAGCACGCGACGGATGCGTCCACATGACCGTGAGAAGGTCGACGGTGCCGGAGGGCGTGAGCCGGTTCTGCCGCGACAAGCCCGACCCGTCCGCGACGACGGCCATCTGGGGGTCGATGTCGATCCGGCGCAGGAACGAGCCGATGGCCGCCGACCGCAGATTGGAGGGCGGCGGCCCAGCGCCGGGGTAGGCGGCGGCCGTAGCCACCCAGAGGAGCCGCTCGGCGTAGAGGTTGTCGGAGTCCTCGTTTGTCGTGCGTACGATCGAAGCCAGCGGTGGCGAGCTGTACGACGCCAGCGGGACGAGCATCTCCTCGTCGGGAAGCGCCTCGGGAGGCACCACCCGGACCGTGCGGTCGACGACCTGGATGTCCGCGTCCTCGAGAGCTGTGAGGAGCGCCCGGACGAACCTCGAGTCGGGATCCGGCACAGCCGCGTCGGTCACGAGGATGGGGCCGAAGATGGTCCGGATGCGCCGCTCGCGGAGGCTGTCGGCCCAGGCCTGGAACACGCCTCG
This Rubrivirga sp. SAORIC476 DNA region includes the following protein-coding sequences:
- the dacB gene encoding D-alanyl-D-alanine carboxypeptidase/D-alanyl-D-alanine-endopeptidase, whose amino-acid sequence is MRRLCLTAVAVVLASLSALAQPTYDRWALADSIDAVLGERAFGPAHWGAHVVDLETGEVYYSRDAYASFIPASNMKLLTTAAALDVLGPDHRFVTRLSGAGTVAFGTLDGPLVVRGVGDPAFAGSRYRTELRGVFQAWADSLRERRIRTIFGPILVTDAAVPDPDSRFVRALLTALEDADIQVVDRTVRVVPPEALPDEEMLVPLASYSSPPLASIVRTTNEDSDNLYAERLLWVATAAAYPGAGPPPSNLRSAAIGSFLRRIDIDPQMAVVADGSGLSRQNRLTPSGTVDLLTVMWTHPSRATQEAFVGSLPVGGITGTLERRYRIGDARGNVRAKTGFINGVRTLSGYVTTASGRELAFSLMCNGYTVRTSRINWAQDTVVELLADFRGRPVGG